The proteins below are encoded in one region of Limnohabitans sp. 63ED37-2:
- a CDS encoding CaiB/BaiF CoA transferase family protein, whose amino-acid sequence MTSPRPLDGITVVSLEHAIAAPFCTRQLADLGARVIKIERPGAGDFARAYDTRVRGQSSHFVWTNRSKESLTLDLKNPDAMAVLNSLLQSADVLVQNLAPGAAARMGLSFEALSPTHPKLIVCDISGYGEDGPYRDKKAYDLLIQSEAGMLSITGTPEDPSKTGNSIADIAAGMYAYTNILSALLLRGKTGQGSHIDVSMLEALAEWMGYPLYYAHDGATPPPRSAASHASIYPYGPFAAGDGGTVMLGLQNEREWKVFCDVVLGDAALANDPRFCTNALRSENRAQLKQLIVGMFARMSTSDVEARLDQAQIANARMNDMAGVWAHPQLKARERWQQVRSPAGHIPALLPPGRNNRYDYRMDAVPAVGEHTEAILRELGLDDVAVQALRTNKAI is encoded by the coding sequence ATGACATCGCCAAGACCTCTGGACGGCATCACCGTCGTCTCTCTCGAACACGCGATTGCCGCGCCCTTTTGCACCCGCCAACTGGCCGATTTGGGCGCACGCGTCATCAAGATCGAGCGCCCCGGCGCGGGTGATTTTGCGCGGGCCTACGACACGCGGGTGCGCGGCCAATCCTCTCACTTTGTGTGGACCAACCGGTCCAAAGAGAGCCTCACGCTCGACCTCAAAAACCCCGACGCCATGGCCGTGCTGAACAGCTTGCTGCAAAGCGCCGATGTGCTGGTGCAAAACCTGGCCCCTGGTGCAGCCGCGCGCATGGGCCTGTCGTTTGAGGCGCTCAGCCCCACACATCCGAAGTTGATCGTGTGCGACATCTCGGGCTACGGCGAAGATGGCCCCTACCGCGACAAAAAAGCCTACGACCTCTTGATCCAGAGCGAGGCGGGCATGTTGTCGATCACCGGCACGCCTGAGGACCCGTCCAAAACCGGTAACTCGATCGCCGACATCGCGGCGGGCATGTACGCCTACACCAACATCCTTTCCGCCCTGCTCTTGCGCGGCAAAACCGGCCAGGGCAGCCACATCGATGTGTCCATGCTCGAAGCGCTGGCCGAGTGGATGGGCTACCCGCTGTACTACGCACATGACGGCGCCACCCCGCCGCCGCGCAGCGCCGCCTCGCACGCCAGCATCTACCCCTATGGCCCGTTTGCAGCGGGCGATGGTGGCACCGTGATGCTGGGCCTGCAAAACGAGCGCGAGTGGAAAGTCTTTTGCGACGTGGTGTTGGGCGACGCCGCACTGGCCAACGATCCGCGCTTTTGCACCAACGCCTTGCGCAGCGAGAACCGTGCGCAGCTCAAGCAACTCATCGTGGGCATGTTCGCCCGCATGAGCACAAGCGACGTCGAGGCGCGGCTGGACCAAGCGCAAATTGCCAATGCCCGCATGAACGATATGGCCGGGGTTTGGGCGCACCCGCAGCTCAAGGCGCGTGAGCGCTGGCAGCAAGTGCGCTCCCCTGCGGGCCACATCCCCGCCCTGTTGCCGCCCGGGCGCAACAACCGTTACGACTACCGCATGGACGCCGTGCCTGCCGTGGGCGAGCACACCGAGGCCATCCTGCGCGAGCTGGGCCTGGACGATGTGGCGGTGCAAGCGCTGCGCACGAACAAAGCCATTTGA
- a CDS encoding FAS1-like dehydratase domain-containing protein codes for MNTPTTLDADQVAHLRSWEGRNETLADEIVAAPLRGQSALLDRDDPRQAAGSEVPPLWHWLYFLPQAPQSQIGPDGHPLRGGFLPPVPLPRRMWAGGRLHWQVDNPLRVGDAAQKHSRIASVKHKSGRTGDLLFVEVEHAFSNAQGLCLTETHDIVYRAAAVPGAPEVPPTAAEADAPWQREFVPDPVSLFRYSALTFNGHRIHYDRSYVTQEEGYPGLIVHGPLIATLLVDLVRRQVPGVRLASFQFRAVRPTFDLHPFRLNGRPSADGKTVELWACDHEGWLTMQAQATLA; via the coding sequence ATGAACACCCCCACCACCTTAGACGCCGATCAGGTTGCGCACCTGCGCAGCTGGGAGGGCCGCAACGAAACACTCGCTGACGAGATCGTGGCCGCCCCGTTGCGTGGCCAAAGTGCCTTGCTCGACCGCGATGACCCCCGCCAAGCCGCGGGCAGTGAAGTGCCACCGCTGTGGCACTGGCTCTACTTTTTACCGCAGGCCCCACAAAGCCAGATCGGGCCTGACGGTCACCCCTTGCGCGGGGGCTTTTTGCCACCCGTGCCGCTGCCGCGCCGCATGTGGGCCGGGGGACGCTTGCATTGGCAGGTCGACAACCCGCTGCGTGTGGGCGACGCCGCGCAAAAGCATTCGCGCATCGCCTCGGTCAAACACAAATCGGGCCGCACGGGCGACCTGCTGTTTGTCGAAGTCGAGCATGCTTTCAGCAACGCCCAAGGTCTGTGCCTGACCGAAACCCACGACATCGTTTACCGCGCAGCGGCTGTGCCCGGTGCGCCCGAAGTGCCACCCACCGCGGCTGAGGCTGACGCGCCCTGGCAGCGCGAATTTGTGCCCGATCCGGTGTCGTTGTTTCGCTATTCGGCACTCACCTTCAACGGGCACCGCATCCATTACGACCGCAGCTACGTCACGCAAGAAGAGGGCTACCCCGGCCTCATCGTGCACGGTCCGCTCATTGCTACTTTGTTGGTGGACCTGGTGCGCAGGCAAGTGCCCGGAGTGCGGCTGGCTTCGTTCCAGTTCCGCGCCGTGCGCCCCACCTTTGACCTTCACCCTTTCCGCTTGAACGGCCGCCCGTCTGCCGACGGCAAGACGGTTGAGCTGTGGGCCTGCGACCACGAAGGCTGGCTCACCATGCAAGCGCAAGCCACCTTGGCTTGA
- a CDS encoding Bug family tripartite tricarboxylate transporter substrate binding protein, with amino-acid sequence MTKTSSTQRRLLMALLGAACTATALPLWAQSTGSNTVKLIVGYAPGGPVDSSARVFAPVLSRELGQPVIVENRPGAGGAVAGNTVVKSAPNSLEIFYAASPTMTISPHVLKAMAFDPLKDMTPLATILSYANVLVINQNQPFKTLPELVAFGKANPGKLAYGSAGMGASNHLSGELFARRAGINMTHVPYKGNAPAMTDVMGGQIQMMFDIVGGAKAHIDGGKVRPLAVTSKERNPALPQLPSMTELGIRDYDVGGWYGLYGPLGMSAELSQKITAATARALQDPELNKRWVDQGYVIWNAKPADLADRMRREHALWAEVTKGMTFE; translated from the coding sequence ATGACCAAAACCTCATCCACCCAGCGCCGTTTACTGATGGCCCTTTTGGGGGCGGCTTGCACAGCAACTGCCCTGCCCCTGTGGGCCCAGTCCACAGGCAGTAACACCGTCAAACTCATCGTGGGTTATGCCCCAGGCGGACCCGTGGACTCATCGGCGCGTGTGTTTGCGCCCGTGCTCAGCCGCGAACTGGGCCAGCCCGTGATCGTGGAAAACCGTCCAGGTGCAGGTGGTGCGGTGGCAGGCAACACCGTGGTCAAGTCGGCACCCAACTCGCTGGAAATTTTCTATGCCGCCAGCCCCACCATGACCATCAGCCCCCATGTGCTCAAGGCCATGGCCTTTGACCCACTCAAGGACATGACCCCGCTGGCCACCATCCTGAGCTACGCCAACGTGCTGGTCATCAACCAGAACCAGCCCTTTAAAACCTTGCCCGAGTTGGTGGCCTTTGGAAAAGCCAATCCGGGCAAGCTGGCCTATGGCTCGGCGGGCATGGGCGCTTCGAACCACCTGAGCGGAGAGCTGTTCGCGCGCCGTGCGGGCATCAACATGACCCATGTCCCTTACAAGGGCAATGCCCCGGCCATGACCGATGTCATGGGCGGACAGATCCAGATGATGTTTGACATCGTGGGTGGGGCCAAGGCCCACATCGATGGCGGCAAGGTGCGGCCTTTGGCGGTGACGTCCAAAGAGCGCAACCCGGCCCTGCCGCAGCTGCCCAGCATGACCGAGTTGGGCATCCGTGATTACGACGTGGGCGGCTGGTACGGCCTGTATGGCCCGCTGGGCATGAGTGCCGAACTCAGCCAGAAGATCACCGCCGCCACAGCCCGTGCCTTGCAAGACCCCGAGCTGAACAAGCGCTGGGTGGACCAAGGCTACGTGATTTGGAACGCCAAACCCGCTGACCTTGCCGACCGTATGCGCCGTGAACACGCGCTGTGGGCCGAGGTCACCAAAGGCATGACCTTCGAATAA
- a CDS encoding MmgE/PrpD family protein has product MAHSTSSNTAQLAAFAASLRFEDIPEPVVRKIEDLLVDWFGSAVAGHGSRPVESITRFAQAMGPAQGPSEVIINRARTTPYLAAMANAAASHVAEQDDVHNGSVFHPATVVFSPAVAVAQALGASGQQLLAASVVGYEVGIRVGEFLGRSHYRVFHTTGTAGTLAAAAAVGHLLGLNAQQMQHALGSAGTQSAGLWEFLRTAADSKQLHTAHAAGAGLMSAYLAKDGFTGAAEILEGPQGMAVGMSSDADPSRLVDGLGTRWATAETSFKYHASCRHTHPAADALLHVMQTHGLKLDDLAQVVTHVHQGAIDVLGPVVRPVTVHQSKFSMGTVLALVAQHGHAGLTEFDRDFLSQATQALRDKVSMVLDAEVDSAYPKRWIGKVTVTTTDGRVLHGRVDEPKGDPGNTLSRKEITDKALRLAAFSGGATPEAMRQSVDALWQVASWPTVGPLLP; this is encoded by the coding sequence ATGGCACACAGCACGTCATCCAACACCGCCCAACTCGCCGCCTTTGCCGCAAGCCTGCGCTTCGAAGACATTCCCGAGCCGGTGGTCCGCAAGATCGAAGACCTGCTGGTCGACTGGTTTGGCTCGGCCGTGGCAGGGCACGGCTCGCGTCCGGTGGAGAGCATCACCCGCTTTGCGCAGGCCATGGGCCCGGCCCAAGGGCCTTCTGAAGTCATCATCAACCGCGCCCGCACCACGCCGTATTTGGCCGCCATGGCGAACGCGGCGGCCTCGCATGTGGCCGAGCAAGACGATGTGCATAACGGCTCGGTGTTCCACCCGGCCACGGTGGTGTTTTCGCCTGCGGTGGCGGTGGCGCAGGCCCTGGGTGCAAGTGGTCAGCAGCTGCTGGCCGCATCGGTGGTTGGCTACGAAGTGGGCATCCGTGTGGGTGAATTTTTGGGGCGCTCGCATTACCGCGTGTTTCACACCACCGGCACCGCAGGCACGCTGGCCGCAGCAGCGGCAGTGGGCCATTTGTTGGGCCTGAACGCGCAGCAAATGCAGCACGCGCTGGGCTCGGCGGGCACGCAGTCGGCGGGCCTGTGGGAATTTTTGCGCACCGCCGCCGACAGCAAACAGCTGCACACCGCACACGCTGCCGGGGCAGGCTTGATGTCGGCTTATTTGGCCAAAGACGGCTTCACGGGCGCAGCAGAAATTCTGGAAGGTCCACAAGGCATGGCCGTGGGCATGTCGAGTGATGCCGACCCCAGCCGCTTGGTGGATGGCCTGGGCACGCGCTGGGCCACGGCCGAGACCTCGTTCAAGTACCACGCCAGCTGCCGCCACACTCACCCAGCGGCCGATGCGCTGCTGCATGTCATGCAGACGCATGGTTTGAAGCTGGATGACCTGGCCCAAGTGGTGACGCATGTGCACCAAGGTGCCATCGACGTGCTCGGTCCGGTGGTGCGGCCCGTCACGGTGCATCAAAGCAAGTTTTCCATGGGCACGGTGTTGGCGCTGGTGGCGCAACACGGCCACGCGGGCCTGACCGAATTCGACCGCGACTTTTTGAGCCAAGCCACCCAGGCCCTGCGCGACAAAGTCAGCATGGTGCTCGACGCCGAAGTGGACAGCGCTTACCCCAAGCGCTGGATCGGCAAAGTGACGGTGACCACCACCGATGGCCGCGTGCTGCACGGCCGTGTGGACGAGCCCAAGGGCGACCCGGGCAACACCTTGTCGCGCAAAGAGATCACCGACAAAGCCCTGCGCCTGGCGGCCTTCAGCGGCGGTGCCACGCCCGAAGCCATGCGCCAGAGTGTGGACGCGCTGTGGCAAGTGGCCAGCTGGCCCACGGTGGGCCCGCTGCTGCCATGA
- a CDS encoding acyl-CoA dehydrogenase family protein, protein MHTSPDQYQDIRDAVRALCAQFPDEYHRKVDEKRGYPEEFVDALTKAGWMAALIPQQYGGSGLSMAEASVIMEEINRSGGNSGACHGQMYVMNAIVRSGSDAQKNFLLPKIATGELRIQSMGVTEPTTGSDTTKLKTTAVKKDGRWVINGQKVWISRIQHSDLMILLARTTPADQVTKRSEGLSCFLIDLKQAIGNGLTVRPILNMVNHETNELFFDNLEIPEDALLGEEGKGFKTLLDGLNAERVLIAAECIGDGYWFIDRATQYAKDRVVFGRPIGQNQGVQFPIADAFIELEAANLMRWKACEKIDAMQNAGAEANMAKYLAAKASWEAANVCLQTHGGFGFACEYDIERKFRETRLYQVAPVSTNMIFSYVAEHILGLPRSF, encoded by the coding sequence ATGCACACCTCACCCGACCAATACCAAGACATCCGCGACGCCGTGCGCGCCCTGTGCGCCCAGTTCCCTGACGAGTACCACCGCAAGGTCGACGAAAAACGTGGTTACCCCGAAGAGTTTGTCGACGCCCTCACCAAGGCGGGCTGGATGGCCGCGCTGATCCCGCAGCAATACGGCGGCTCGGGCCTGTCCATGGCCGAGGCCTCGGTCATCATGGAAGAGATCAACCGCTCGGGCGGCAACTCGGGCGCGTGCCACGGCCAGATGTACGTCATGAACGCCATCGTGCGCAGCGGCTCTGACGCGCAGAAAAATTTTCTCTTGCCCAAGATCGCCACAGGCGAGTTGCGCATCCAGTCCATGGGCGTGACTGAGCCCACCACGGGCAGCGACACCACCAAGCTCAAAACCACCGCCGTCAAAAAAGACGGCCGCTGGGTCATCAACGGCCAGAAGGTCTGGATCTCGCGCATCCAGCACAGCGACCTGATGATCTTGCTGGCCCGCACCACGCCTGCCGACCAGGTCACCAAGCGCTCCGAAGGTTTGTCGTGCTTCTTGATTGACCTCAAGCAAGCGATCGGCAACGGCCTCACGGTGCGGCCTATCTTGAACATGGTCAACCACGAGACCAACGAGCTGTTTTTTGACAACCTCGAAATCCCCGAAGACGCGCTCTTGGGTGAAGAGGGCAAGGGCTTCAAGACTTTGCTCGACGGCCTGAACGCCGAGCGTGTGCTGATCGCGGCCGAGTGCATTGGCGACGGCTACTGGTTCATTGACCGAGCCACCCAATACGCCAAAGACCGTGTGGTGTTCGGCCGCCCCATCGGCCAAAACCAAGGCGTGCAGTTCCCGATTGCCGACGCCTTCATTGAGCTGGAAGCTGCCAACCTCATGCGCTGGAAAGCCTGCGAAAAAATCGACGCGATGCAAAACGCTGGGGCCGAAGCCAACATGGCCAAATACCTCGCGGCCAAGGCCAGTTGGGAAGCGGCCAACGTCTGCCTGCAAACGCACGGCGGTTTTGGCTTTGCGTGTGAATACGACATCGAGCGCAAGTTCCGCGAGACCCGCCTGTACCAGGTGGCCCCGGTCTCGACCAACATGATCTTCAGCTACGTGGCCGAGCACATCCTCGGGCTGCCCCGTTCGTTCTGA
- a CDS encoding NAD(P)H-dependent flavin oxidoreductase gives MKTRVTEALGIRYPIIQGGMQWVGKAELVSAVSNAGGLGVLTALTQPTPQALALEIARTRTLTDQPFGVNLTILPSINPPPYAEYLQAIIDSGVKIVETAGNSPKEFIGRMKDAGITIVHKCTSVRHALSAERNGVDMISIDGFECAGHPGEDDVPGLVLIPLACQALRVPVIASGGIADGRGMAAAMALGAEGVNMGTRFLVTQEAPVHDNIKQALVGATERDTKLMFRTMRNTTRAWSNAVSQEVVATENREGGCSFEDIRHLVAGQRGNQALQSGDIDGGVVAAGQVIGLINDIPHCADLIERMVADCRATLARAQNWALPP, from the coding sequence ATGAAAACCCGCGTCACCGAAGCCCTGGGCATTCGCTACCCGATCATTCAGGGCGGCATGCAGTGGGTAGGCAAGGCCGAGCTGGTCTCGGCCGTGTCCAACGCGGGGGGCTTGGGTGTGCTCACAGCGCTCACCCAGCCCACACCACAAGCCTTGGCGCTTGAGATCGCCCGCACCCGCACACTGACCGATCAGCCCTTTGGTGTGAACCTCACCATCTTGCCTTCGATCAACCCGCCGCCTTATGCCGAGTACCTGCAGGCCATCATCGACAGCGGTGTGAAGATCGTGGAGACGGCGGGCAACAGCCCCAAAGAGTTCATTGGCCGCATGAAGGACGCGGGCATCACCATCGTGCACAAATGCACCTCGGTGCGCCATGCCCTGAGCGCCGAGCGCAACGGTGTGGACATGATCAGCATCGATGGTTTTGAATGCGCTGGCCACCCCGGCGAGGACGATGTGCCCGGCCTGGTGCTGATCCCCTTGGCGTGCCAAGCGCTGCGTGTGCCGGTCATTGCCTCCGGCGGCATTGCCGACGGGCGAGGCATGGCCGCGGCCATGGCGCTGGGTGCCGAGGGCGTGAACATGGGCACGCGCTTTTTGGTCACACAAGAAGCGCCGGTGCACGACAACATCAAACAAGCGCTGGTGGGCGCCACCGAGCGCGACACAAAACTGATGTTCCGCACCATGCGCAACACCACGCGGGCTTGGAGCAACGCGGTCTCGCAAGAAGTGGTGGCCACCGAAAACCGCGAAGGCGGTTGCAGCTTTGAAGACATCCGCCATCTGGTCGCTGGCCAGCGCGGCAACCAGGCCCTGCAGTCGGGCGATATCGATGGCGGCGTGGTCGCTGCCGGTCAGGTGATTGGCCTCATCAACGACATCCCGCATTGCGCCGACCTGATCGAGCGCATGGTGGCCGACTGCCGTGCCACCTTGGCGCGTGCGCAGAACTGGGCCCTTCCCCCTTGA
- a CDS encoding HpcH/HpaI aldolase/citrate lyase family protein, which produces MSVTPEPSRLAQARSFLFVPGNRPERFAKALASGVDAVIIDLEDAVPLDAKDTARAALMDAWKDFDAAERARLLVRVNPAGTPWHEADLAAVAILTGLGALMLPKAENPQQVEQAFRTSSKRVLPLIESAEGVGQMDAIARAAGTLRLGLGHIDLQADLGLRCGPDEAELAPVRLAMVVASRRAGLPAPVDGVTTATQDAEVLAADAQRSRRFGFGAKLCIHPAQVAGVHQALVPTDAERDWARRVLAAEVAAGGGAFSVDGKMVDPPVLLLARSLLRER; this is translated from the coding sequence ATGAGTGTGACGCCAGAGCCTTCGCGCTTGGCGCAGGCGCGCAGCTTTTTGTTTGTGCCCGGCAACCGCCCCGAGCGCTTTGCCAAGGCATTGGCCAGTGGTGTCGATGCGGTCATCATCGACCTCGAAGATGCTGTGCCGCTGGACGCCAAAGACACAGCCCGCGCCGCGCTGATGGATGCTTGGAAGGATTTTGATGCGGCCGAACGCGCACGCCTTTTGGTGCGCGTGAATCCGGCAGGCACCCCCTGGCACGAGGCCGACCTGGCTGCCGTGGCCATCCTGACGGGTCTGGGCGCGCTCATGCTGCCCAAGGCCGAAAACCCGCAGCAGGTCGAGCAGGCTTTTCGCACCAGCAGCAAACGCGTTTTGCCCTTGATAGAAAGCGCCGAGGGCGTGGGGCAGATGGACGCCATCGCCCGCGCAGCAGGCACCTTGCGCCTGGGTCTGGGCCACATCGATTTGCAGGCCGATTTGGGGCTCCGCTGCGGACCCGACGAAGCCGAATTGGCCCCAGTGCGGCTGGCGATGGTGGTGGCTTCGCGCCGTGCGGGTTTGCCAGCCCCGGTGGATGGTGTGACCACCGCCACGCAAGACGCCGAGGTGCTGGCTGCAGACGCCCAGCGCAGCCGACGCTTCGGCTTTGGGGCCAAGCTGTGCATTCACCCCGCGCAGGTGGCGGGTGTGCACCAGGCCCTGGTCCCGACCGATGCCGAGCGCGACTGGGCTCGCCGCGTGCTGGCCGCCGAAGTGGCGGCAGGCGGCGGCGCGTTCAGTGTGGACGGCAAGATGGTCGACCCGCCTGTGCTGCTGCTGGCGCGCAGTTTGCTGCGCGAGCGCTGA
- a CDS encoding class I adenylate-forming enzyme family protein codes for MALQLNSPHTRIHQLFDERVAQAPEHPFLYLTQGVMTLGQLAQQVDLLEAELRQAGVRVGDRVLVAAENCPEHVALVLACSRVGAWACGVNARMTASEVAAFANKADARVLYFTVGVSEAARQHAAQHGTQASVLPGLQRTLVNPHDTAQSGELAEQVAAIIFTSGTTGQPKGVMLTHAGLLQFARVSAQSRQLWASDRSYAYLPMTHIFGLGTVLMASLHAGSGLLMRSQFDPADVFDALAHHGLTQLQGPPAMFTRLLGWLDGQGIRQPVAPDLRYVYTGAAPLDLSVKQAIEARFGKPLHHGYGLSEYAGALTLCRLNEQRNDTSAGYLVEGAELRIMGPDGQDLPAGETGEIWMRGVGLMPGYFRDPEITAQVIKTGGWYASGDLGRQDADGALQVVGRLKEMIIRSGFNVYPGEVEAVFLAWPGVQKAAVVGRKAADGNEDILAFIEAKPGVQLDLQALKAHAHEHLSPYKRPSALVLVPEMPMTLSGKVLKRELLEQWSAAQTGSA; via the coding sequence ATGGCTTTGCAATTGAACTCACCGCACACGCGCATTCATCAGCTGTTTGATGAACGCGTCGCACAGGCCCCTGAGCACCCCTTTTTGTATTTGACGCAAGGGGTGATGACGCTGGGCCAGTTGGCCCAGCAGGTGGACCTGCTCGAAGCCGAGCTGCGCCAAGCGGGTGTGCGTGTGGGCGACCGTGTGCTGGTGGCCGCCGAAAACTGTCCCGAGCATGTGGCCCTGGTGCTGGCCTGCAGCCGTGTGGGGGCCTGGGCCTGCGGCGTCAATGCCCGCATGACGGCATCCGAAGTGGCCGCCTTTGCCAACAAGGCCGATGCCCGTGTGCTGTATTTCACGGTGGGTGTGTCCGAGGCGGCACGCCAGCACGCGGCGCAGCACGGCACCCAGGCCAGCGTGCTGCCCGGCTTGCAGCGCACGCTCGTCAATCCGCATGACACAGCACAAAGCGGTGAGCTGGCTGAGCAGGTCGCTGCGATCATCTTCACGTCGGGCACCACCGGACAGCCCAAAGGTGTGATGCTTACGCACGCTGGCTTGCTGCAGTTTGCGCGGGTGTCGGCGCAGTCGCGCCAGCTCTGGGCCTCGGACCGGTCTTACGCCTATTTGCCCATGACACACATCTTTGGTCTGGGCACGGTGCTCATGGCCTCCTTGCATGCGGGATCGGGCCTGCTCATGCGCAGTCAGTTCGATCCGGCCGATGTGTTTGACGCGCTGGCCCACCATGGCCTCACGCAGCTGCAAGGCCCGCCCGCCATGTTCACCCGCTTGCTGGGCTGGCTGGATGGCCAAGGCATAAGGCAGCCGGTCGCTCCGGATTTGCGCTACGTTTACACAGGCGCTGCACCGCTGGACCTGAGTGTCAAGCAAGCGATTGAAGCGCGTTTTGGCAAACCCTTGCACCATGGTTATGGCCTGTCGGAATACGCAGGCGCTTTGACCCTGTGCCGCCTGAACGAACAGCGCAACGACACCAGCGCGGGCTACTTAGTCGAGGGGGCCGAGCTGCGCATCATGGGCCCCGATGGGCAAGACCTGCCTGCTGGCGAGACGGGCGAAATCTGGATGCGCGGCGTAGGCCTGATGCCCGGTTATTTCCGTGACCCCGAGATCACGGCTCAGGTGATCAAGACTGGCGGCTGGTACGCCAGCGGCGACCTGGGCCGACAAGATGCTGACGGCGCTTTGCAGGTGGTGGGTCGCCTCAAAGAGATGATCATCCGCTCCGGTTTCAACGTCTACCCCGGCGAGGTCGAGGCCGTGTTCCTGGCCTGGCCCGGTGTGCAAAAAGCGGCGGTGGTCGGGCGCAAAGCGGCCGATGGCAACGAGGACATTTTGGCCTTCATCGAAGCCAAGCCGGGCGTTCAGCTGGACCTGCAGGCCCTGAAGGCCCATGCCCACGAACACCTGTCGCCCTACAAGCGGCCCTCGGCGCTGGTGCTGGTGCCCGAGATGCCCATGACCCTGAGTGGCAAGGTGCTCAAGCGCGAGCTGCTTGAGCAGTGGAGCGCCGCGCAAACCGGCAGCGCCTGA
- a CDS encoding LysR substrate-binding domain-containing protein has protein sequence MSVHFDLVDLRLMVRVAEANSLTKGAEASFISLPAASTRIKNLEESIGAKLLNRHSQGVTLTPPGQAFVHRARLVLGQIEHLRGDLQEYASGIKGHLRVYANTTALGEFLPEVLKRYLATHPDVNIDLQEKLSNEIVRAVMDGKTDIGIVAGSVRTETLQTLPYRSDSLVLVVPDGHPVADLPSMPLIDALEFDHVGLHEASALHAFLNRECEQLNKPLKVRIQVSSFESACRMIEAGVGVGVLPESAARRHARSMAIRLVPLSDAWAIRSMQICVRNIDELPGFARDLIDLLSEDARLAVA, from the coding sequence ATGTCTGTTCATTTCGATCTGGTTGATTTGCGCCTCATGGTGCGGGTGGCCGAAGCCAACAGCCTCACCAAAGGGGCTGAGGCTTCGTTCATCTCGCTGCCTGCGGCCAGCACGCGCATCAAGAACCTCGAAGAAAGCATCGGGGCCAAACTGCTCAACCGCCACAGCCAGGGCGTGACGCTCACACCACCGGGCCAGGCCTTTGTGCATCGGGCGCGGCTGGTGCTGGGCCAGATCGAGCACCTGCGCGGCGACCTGCAGGAATACGCCAGCGGTATCAAAGGCCACCTGCGTGTGTACGCTAACACCACCGCTTTAGGTGAGTTTTTGCCCGAGGTGCTCAAGCGTTATTTGGCCACGCACCCCGATGTGAACATCGACCTGCAAGAAAAACTGTCCAATGAAATCGTGCGCGCTGTGATGGACGGCAAGACCGACATCGGCATCGTGGCCGGGTCTGTGCGCACCGAAACCCTGCAAACCCTGCCTTACCGGTCGGACAGCTTGGTGCTGGTGGTGCCCGATGGCCACCCTGTCGCCGACTTGCCTAGCATGCCGCTCATTGACGCGCTGGAGTTTGACCATGTGGGCCTGCACGAAGCCAGCGCCTTGCACGCCTTCTTGAACCGCGAGTGCGAGCAGCTGAACAAGCCGCTCAAGGTGCGCATCCAGGTCAGCAGCTTCGAGTCGGCCTGCCGCATGATCGAAGCCGGTGTGGGCGTGGGCGTGCTGCCCGAATCCGCTGCCCGCCGCCATGCCCGCAGCATGGCCATCCGCCTGGTGCCTCTGTCTGACGCTTGGGCCATCCGGTCCATGCAGATTTGTGTGCGCAACATCGACGAGCTGCCGGGCTTTGCGCGGGACTTGATTGACTTGTTGTCAGAAGATGCAAGGCTGGCGGTGGCTTGA